One segment of Bacteroidota bacterium DNA contains the following:
- a CDS encoding tetratricopeptide repeat protein, translated as MNNKILKSGYYFLIILSFLLLNRIALADSNSSLIELANEHYTNSEYELAVDAYEKVVATGYEAAELYYNLGNSYYKIGNFTLALLNLERAKLFAPNDEDIDYNLNLLREHTIDKIDVIPEFFLVKWYKQLLATASSNNWAIMSSVAFVLFLIFLSFYLYSQKIWIKKSTFVISIFVLLFSISTFVFSYQQKKALSVRNSAIIVSPSVTVKSSPDESGTELFQLHEGTKVYVQDSLSNWREIRLTDGNMGWIKFDNIAII; from the coding sequence ATGAACAACAAAATACTAAAATCAGGTTATTATTTTTTAATTATTCTGTCTTTTCTATTATTAAATAGGATTGCACTTGCTGACAGTAACTCATCATTGATTGAGCTTGCTAATGAACATTATACAAATAGCGAATATGAATTGGCAGTAGATGCTTACGAAAAAGTTGTTGCTACCGGATACGAAGCTGCAGAATTGTATTATAATCTCGGAAATTCATATTATAAAATTGGAAATTTCACTTTGGCATTACTAAATTTAGAACGTGCCAAGTTGTTTGCTCCAAACGATGAAGATATTGATTATAATCTAAATTTGCTTCGCGAACATACAATTGATAAAATTGATGTCATCCCGGAATTTTTCTTGGTAAAATGGTATAAACAATTACTGGCAACGGCATCTAGCAACAATTGGGCAATTATGAGTAGTGTAGCTTTTGTGTTGTTCTTGATTTTTTTGTCGTTCTACCTATATTCACAAAAAATTTGGATAAAAAAATCGACTTTTGTAATTTCTATTTTTGTTTTACTTTTTTCGATTTCAACTTTTGTGTTTTCTTATCAGCAAAAAAAAGCACTTTCTGTTCGTAATTCGGCAATAATAGTTTCGCCATCTGTTACAGTAAAAAGTTCGCCCGATGAAAGCGGAACCGAACTATTTCAATTGCACGAAGGAACAAAAGTTTATGTTCAAGATAGTTTATCAAACTGGCGTGAAATTCGTCTTACTGATGGAAATATGGGTTGGATAAAATTTGATAATATTGCAATAATTTAA
- a CDS encoding VWA domain-containing protein: protein MFQFAQLQYFYLLLAVPLLIIIFMVSQTLRKRALKKFGNLQLLQKLMPDVSNSRPIVKFIFLVFGLIALIVGIAGPQVGTKLEDINREGVEIIIALDVSNSMLAEDIQPNRLERARRAISKLVEQLKNDKFGLIVFAGDAYTQLPITTDFSAAKMFLSTVNTGFVQKQGTSIGSAIELGAKSFGPDESSKTIIVITDGENHEDDAIEAAKIAAEKGITVHTIGMGLPKGAPIPIKGRYGQFRKNKLGEVVISKLNEPMLQEIALAGKGVYVRASNTQSALKILFDEIEKMEKQEISSSIYSEYEERFQYFIGIAIFFLLLDFVLLDRKNKLFREVNIFKV from the coding sequence ATGTTTCAATTTGCACAATTACAATATTTTTACTTATTATTAGCAGTTCCGTTGTTGATAATAATTTTTATGGTTTCTCAAACCCTAAGAAAACGAGCATTGAAAAAATTCGGCAATTTGCAACTTTTACAAAAGCTTATGCCGGATGTTTCAAATAGCCGGCCAATTGTGAAATTCATCTTTCTTGTTTTTGGCTTAATTGCTTTAATTGTAGGTATTGCAGGACCTCAGGTTGGCACAAAATTGGAAGATATTAATCGCGAAGGTGTTGAAATAATTATTGCTCTTGATGTCTCGAACAGCATGCTTGCAGAAGATATTCAACCAAATAGGCTTGAAAGAGCAAGGCGGGCAATATCAAAATTGGTTGAACAATTGAAAAACGACAAATTTGGATTGATAGTTTTTGCCGGCGATGCTTACACACAATTACCAATTACTACCGATTTTTCGGCTGCAAAAATGTTTCTTTCTACTGTAAACACCGGATTTGTGCAAAAGCAAGGAACATCAATAGGTTCGGCAATAGAATTGGGTGCGAAATCATTTGGTCCCGACGAATCGAGCAAAACAATTATTGTAATTACTGATGGCGAAAACCATGAAGACGATGCCATTGAAGCTGCAAAAATTGCTGCCGAGAAAGGAATTACAGTACATACAATTGGCATGGGTTTGCCAAAAGGTGCTCCAATTCCTATCAAGGGAAGATATGGTCAGTTTAGAAAAAACAAGTTAGGTGAGGTGGTTATTTCAAAACTTAATGAACCAATGCTTCAGGAAATTGCTTTGGCAGGAAAAGGAGTCTATGTTAGAGCTTCAAATACTCAATCGGCTCTGAAAATCCTTTTCGATGAAATTGAAAAAATGGAGAAACAAGAAATTTCTTCGAGTATTTATTCAGAATATGAGGAAAGATTCCAATATTTCATTGGCATTGCAATATTTTTTCTCCTGTTAGATTTTGTTTTACTCGATAGAAAAAATAAATTGTTTAGAGAAGTCAATATTTTTAAAGTCTAA
- a CDS encoding tetratricopeptide repeat protein produces MKKNSLLLILIVVHLLAFSQGDKKHIRHGVEIYKEAQSDTSKVDTLTYSKAEVAFRKALEEDLDSYEASFNLADALFKQEKFEDAGNQFKVLAHKEDDKTKLGEIYYNLGNSLLASGKLEDGIEAYKNSLRNNPNDTTAKYNLAVAQKMLKEQENQQCENPDQNQENQDKENQDKEQQQEKQDQQKQEEKNQEQKEQKEQEQKQAKEEENKDQQKKDQISKEDALRLLQALENDEKDVQEKLKKEKAKAKKIRIEKDW; encoded by the coding sequence ATGAAAAAAAACAGTTTACTGCTGATTTTAATAGTTGTTCATTTGCTTGCATTTTCGCAAGGCGATAAAAAACATATTCGCCATGGAGTTGAAATATATAAAGAGGCTCAAAGCGATACATCTAAGGTAGATACTTTAACTTATAGCAAAGCCGAGGTTGCTTTTCGCAAAGCTCTCGAAGAAGACTTGGATTCTTACGAAGCAAGTTTTAATCTTGCCGATGCTTTGTTTAAACAAGAAAAATTTGAGGATGCCGGAAATCAATTCAAAGTGCTTGCTCACAAAGAAGATGATAAAACTAAACTTGGCGAAATATATTATAATCTTGGAAATTCTCTTCTCGCTTCAGGAAAACTTGAAGACGGAATTGAAGCTTACAAAAATTCTTTGAGAAACAATCCGAACGACACTACGGCAAAATATAATTTGGCGGTTGCTCAAAAAATGTTGAAAGAACAGGAAAACCAGCAATGCGAAAATCCTGACCAGAATCAGGAAAATCAAGATAAAGAAAATCAAGATAAAGAACAACAACAAGAAAAACAAGACCAGCAAAAGCAAGAAGAAAAAAATCAAGAACAGAAAGAACAGAAAGAACAGGAGCAAAAGCAAGCTAAAGAAGAAGAAAACAAAGACCAGCAGAAAAAAGACCAAATATCGAAAGAAGATGCTTTGCGACTATTGCAAGCACTTGAAAATGACGAAAAGGATGTACAAGAAAAACTGAAGAAAGAGAAAGCTAAAGCGAAAAAAATACGAATTGAAAAAGACTGGTAA
- a CDS encoding VWA domain-containing protein, which yields MFSKFTYANPEFLYILLLLIPMIVWYLLKQKSANASLQVSTIKPFAKAPLSYKHILKHLMFVLRILAFSLLVLVLARPQSTDNWENVTTEGIDIVLAIDISGSMLAEDFKPNRLEAAKDVAIEFISGRENDRMGLVIYSGESFTQCPLTTDHAVLINLFKDVKNGMIEDGTAIGLGLANAINRLKNSLAKSRVVILLTDGVNNQGEIAPITAAEIAQTLGIRVYTVGVGTRGTAPYPAKDFFGNTVYQNVEVEIDEKTLKDIADLTDGQYFRATNNKSLANIYKEIDKLEKSKIEVKEYSKKQEEYLIWALYAAAILFFEIFIRNTILKYLP from the coding sequence ATGTTTTCAAAATTTACATACGCAAATCCTGAGTTTTTATATATACTTCTGCTTTTGATTCCGATGATTGTCTGGTATTTACTAAAGCAAAAATCGGCAAATGCAAGTTTGCAGGTTTCCACAATCAAGCCATTCGCAAAAGCTCCTTTAAGCTACAAACATATTTTAAAACATCTAATGTTTGTTTTACGAATTCTCGCATTTTCGCTGTTAGTATTAGTTCTTGCCCGACCACAATCTACCGACAATTGGGAAAATGTAACTACCGAAGGTATCGACATTGTTCTCGCAATTGACATTTCAGGAAGTATGCTCGCAGAAGATTTTAAACCAAATCGCCTCGAAGCTGCAAAAGATGTTGCAATTGAATTTATTTCAGGTCGGGAAAATGATAGAATGGGATTAGTAATATACAGTGGCGAAAGTTTCACTCAATGTCCGCTCACAACCGACCATGCAGTACTCATAAATCTTTTTAAAGATGTAAAAAACGGAATGATTGAAGATGGGACAGCAATTGGTCTTGGATTGGCAAATGCAATTAATCGCCTGAAAAACAGTCTAGCAAAAAGTAGGGTAGTAATTTTACTTACCGATGGTGTAAACAATCAGGGGGAAATTGCTCCAATCACTGCTGCTGAAATTGCTCAGACACTCGGAATTAGAGTTTATACAGTAGGAGTTGGAACTCGCGGAACTGCTCCTTATCCTGCAAAAGATTTTTTTGGAAATACAGTTTATCAGAATGTTGAAGTAGAAATTGACGAAAAAACTTTGAAGGATATTGCAGATCTAACAGATGGTCAGTATTTTAGAGCGACTAATAATAAAAGTCTGGCCAATATTTATAAAGAAATAGACAAGCTCGAAAAATCGAAAATTGAAGTTAAAGAATATAGCAAAAAGCAGGAAGAATATTTGATTTGGGCTCTTTATGCCGCCGCAATTCTATTTTTTGAAATTTTCATTAGAAATACAATTTTGAAATATTTACCATAG
- the ftcD gene encoding glutamate formimidoyltransferase produces MKQLIECVPNFSEGSNMEIIKQITDQIETVEGVKLLDVDPGASTNRTVVTFVGTPDEVVEAAFLAIKKASELIDMSKHKGEHPRMGATDVCPFVPIANISMEETVKYAHKLAKRVGEKLEIPVYCYEFAAMQEKRRNLAFCRSGEYEALSEKLQKPEWKPDFGPAKFNASAGATAISGRNFLVAYNFNLNTTSTRRANAIAFDVREAGRMKRTGNPVTGKIALDENGEKIRIPGTLKKTKAVGWFIEEYGVAQISMNMTDITVTPIHTAFDEVCKKAQERGIRVSGSELVGLVPLQAMLDAGRHYLKKQERSCGISEAEIIKIAVKSLGLDELKPFNPKEKIIEYILDDDSKSPLINMNLTEFADETASESPAPGGGSISAYMGSLGISLATMVANLSSHKRGWDERWEEFSEWAEKGQYYKTALLKSVDEDTDAFNKIMTAFGLPKSNNEEKTARNQAIQDATKNAIDVPFKVMKLSFEAMEVIKAMAEIGNPNSVSDAGVGALAARSAVMGAFLNVKINAGGLDDKSYIEEVLKKGNEIEQQTIKLEKEILEIVNAKI; encoded by the coding sequence ATGAAGCAATTAATAGAATGTGTTCCTAACTTTAGCGAAGGGAGCAATATGGAAATTATTAAGCAAATAACAGATCAAATTGAAACTGTTGAGGGCGTAAAACTTCTTGACGTAGATCCGGGGGCATCCACCAACCGTACAGTTGTAACTTTTGTAGGAACACCTGACGAAGTTGTTGAGGCTGCATTTCTGGCAATAAAAAAAGCTTCCGAACTTATCGACATGAGCAAACACAAAGGAGAACATCCACGTATGGGAGCTACTGATGTTTGCCCATTTGTGCCAATTGCAAATATTTCTATGGAAGAAACCGTAAAATATGCTCACAAACTTGCTAAACGAGTTGGTGAAAAATTGGAAATTCCGGTATATTGCTACGAATTTGCAGCTATGCAAGAAAAACGCAGAAACCTTGCATTTTGTCGTTCGGGAGAATATGAAGCTTTGTCTGAAAAACTTCAAAAACCGGAATGGAAACCAGATTTTGGACCTGCAAAATTTAACGCCTCGGCAGGTGCAACAGCTATTAGCGGAAGAAATTTCCTTGTTGCCTACAATTTCAATTTGAACACAACCTCTACTCGTAGGGCAAATGCAATAGCTTTCGACGTGAGAGAAGCAGGCAGAATGAAACGCACCGGAAATCCAGTTACCGGAAAAATTGCACTTGACGAAAATGGCGAAAAAATCAGAATCCCCGGAACGCTCAAAAAAACAAAAGCTGTAGGTTGGTTTATTGAAGAATATGGTGTTGCACAAATCTCTATGAATATGACGGATATCACCGTTACTCCTATTCATACAGCTTTCGACGAGGTTTGCAAAAAAGCTCAGGAAAGAGGAATTAGAGTAAGCGGTTCTGAACTTGTAGGCTTAGTTCCTTTACAAGCAATGCTTGATGCCGGTCGTCATTATTTAAAAAAACAAGAACGCTCGTGCGGAATTTCTGAAGCTGAAATAATAAAAATTGCGGTAAAATCGCTTGGGCTCGACGAGTTGAAACCGTTTAATCCGAAAGAAAAAATAATTGAATATATTCTCGATGACGACAGTAAAAGTCCCTTGATAAATATGAACTTGACTGAATTTGCAGACGAAACTGCTTCGGAATCGCCTGCTCCGGGTGGAGGTTCAATTTCTGCATATATGGGCTCTCTCGGAATTTCACTTGCTACTATGGTTGCAAATTTGTCGTCTCACAAAAGAGGATGGGACGAGCGCTGGGAAGAATTTTCGGAATGGGCAGAAAAAGGTCAATACTACAAAACCGCTTTACTAAAATCGGTGGATGAAGATACCGATGCTTTTAACAAAATAATGACAGCCTTTGGTTTGCCAAAATCTAACAACGAAGAAAAAACAGCAAGAAATCAAGCTATTCAGGATGCTACGAAAAATGCAATTGATGTTCCTTTCAAAGTTATGAAACTTTCGTTTGAAGCAATGGAGGTTATAAAGGCTATGGCAGAAATCGGAAATCCAAATTCAGTAAGCGATGCAGGAGTTGGTGCATTGGCTGCACGATCGGCAGTTATGGGTGCATTTCTTAACGTAAAAATAAATGCGGGTGGATTAGATGATAAAAGTTATATCGAAGAGGTTCTGAAAAAAGGAAACGAAATTGAACAACAAACCATTAAGCTTGAGAAGGAAATTCTTGAAATTGTTAATGCAAAGATTTGA
- a CDS encoding protein BatD, with translation MNRKFLILVSLFIISVSLFAQNVKFTAFVTKKVVRQGEQFQLKYTVNESGTSFRPAAFRDFNVLSGPNTSRSSSSSIINGQISKSIEYTYAYYLSAKKIGKFTIAQAQINVGGKIYKSNPVTIEVIKSANQSGKQNNSNSSASSNITNKDLYVSIQLNKSEVFLGEHIIATIKIYTKLNLSNIKDATFPSFRGFVKQDIRVINDLSQLSRENVNGDIFNVGIIQQSVLFPQRSGEIVIEPFEAECIIRQETGRRSFFGPSYKNVIVKAKSHQRKIKVKPLPANKPDGFNGSVGSMKMTTSINKQNVKVNDAITLKVKISGNGNLKVIDPLQIKFPTDFEIYDPKISNNLKSGLNGVSGSKTFEYLLIPRHAGDFEISPIEFSHFDTKSKTYKTIKSQAYKIHVEKGEDDDVTSTISGFSKENVKFIGKDIRFIKKDKMKLQKSGVHFFGSNKFYSIYLVSFLIFIVAFLINRKKIRDNSNIVLVKNKRANKEAKKRLKMARQFMKENKDEQFFKEIIKAIWGYLSDKMNIPFVDLSKESAIETLRNNKIDDETISKFEKLIDTCEFARYSQVQDSSQTQNIYHETMSIFSIFEQKIKK, from the coding sequence ATGAATCGTAAATTCTTAATATTAGTATCTCTCTTTATTATCAGTGTAAGTCTGTTTGCACAAAATGTAAAATTCACTGCATTTGTTACAAAAAAGGTGGTTAGACAAGGCGAACAATTTCAACTAAAATATACTGTAAATGAAAGCGGAACGAGTTTTCGTCCGGCTGCATTTCGAGATTTTAATGTGCTTTCAGGTCCAAACACATCAAGAAGTAGTAGCTCATCTATCATTAATGGACAAATTTCAAAATCAATTGAATATACATATGCCTATTATTTATCTGCAAAAAAAATAGGGAAATTTACAATTGCTCAAGCACAAATAAATGTTGGTGGGAAAATCTACAAGTCTAATCCTGTTACCATTGAGGTTATAAAGTCTGCAAATCAATCAGGCAAACAAAATAACTCCAATTCTTCGGCTTCGTCAAATATCACAAATAAAGACCTTTATGTTTCTATCCAACTCAATAAGTCTGAGGTTTTTCTTGGCGAACATATAATTGCAACTATAAAAATTTATACAAAACTAAATTTGTCGAATATCAAAGATGCAACTTTCCCTTCATTTCGTGGCTTTGTCAAACAAGATATTCGTGTAATAAATGATTTGTCGCAACTTAGCAGAGAAAATGTAAATGGAGATATTTTTAATGTTGGAATCATTCAACAATCCGTTTTGTTTCCTCAACGAAGCGGCGAAATAGTAATCGAACCATTTGAAGCAGAGTGCATTATCAGACAGGAAACAGGAAGACGCAGTTTTTTCGGACCGTCCTACAAAAATGTTATTGTAAAAGCAAAAAGCCATCAAAGAAAAATAAAAGTGAAACCTTTGCCAGCCAACAAACCTGATGGATTTAACGGTTCGGTCGGAAGCATGAAAATGACAACTTCAATAAATAAGCAAAATGTAAAAGTTAATGATGCAATTACTTTGAAAGTGAAAATTTCGGGCAACGGAAACCTAAAAGTTATTGATCCTCTACAAATAAAATTTCCAACTGATTTTGAGATTTATGACCCAAAAATTTCAAATAATCTTAAATCCGGGCTAAATGGTGTCAGCGGAAGCAAAACTTTTGAATACTTATTAATACCGCGTCATGCCGGCGATTTTGAAATTTCACCTATAGAATTTTCTCATTTCGACACAAAGTCGAAAACTTATAAAACAATTAAATCGCAAGCCTATAAAATTCATGTAGAAAAGGGAGAGGATGATGATGTAACAAGCACAATTTCAGGATTTTCAAAAGAAAATGTAAAGTTTATAGGAAAAGATATCCGCTTCATCAAAAAGGATAAAATGAAGCTTCAAAAATCGGGAGTTCATTTTTTTGGAAGCAATAAGTTTTATAGTATTTATTTAGTTTCATTTTTGATATTTATAGTTGCATTCCTGATAAACAGAAAAAAAATCAGAGACAATTCAAATATCGTTTTAGTGAAAAACAAAAGAGCAAACAAAGAAGCAAAAAAGCGACTAAAAATGGCTCGACAATTCATGAAAGAAAACAAAGATGAGCAGTTTTTTAAAGAAATTATTAAAGCAATCTGGGGCTATTTGAGCGACAAAATGAATATTCCTTTTGTTGATCTTTCAAAAGAAAGTGCTATAGAAACACTTAGAAACAACAAAATTGATGATGAAACAATTTCAAAATTTGAAAAGCTGATTGATACTTGCGAATTTGCCAGATATTCTCAGGTTCAGGATTCATCTCAAACACAGAATATTTATCATGAAACAATGTCGATTTTCAGTATTTTCGAACAAAAAATTAAGAAGTAA
- a CDS encoding imidazolonepropionase — protein sequence MSILIINIKELINTEKQSRLKVCGKDMANLSTIKNAYLLIENEKIADFGSMEEIDINQFEGNSDVEIIDAKNRMVFPSYCDSHTHLVYSGSREIEYGDKIRGLSYEEIAKRGGGILNSAKLLHNTSEDSLYEQALGRIDEIIKLGTGAVEIKSGYGLNTEDELKMLRVIKRLKENTEITIKSTFLGAHSIPAEYRGNQSEYVDLVINEMIPQVAAEDLADYIDVFCDKGFFTVEETDRILLAGMKYGMRPKIHANELNYSGGIQIGVKYNALSVDHLEFTGDAEIEALLNSETMPTLLPGAAFFLGMIDPPVRKMIDAGLPIALASDYNPGSSPSGNMKFIMSLACIKLRMLPEEAINACTINSAYAMGLSETHGSIAKNKIANVFITKEIPTYEFMPYAYGSDLVETVILNGKIV from the coding sequence ATGAGCATTCTGATTATAAATATTAAGGAACTAATAAATACTGAGAAGCAATCAAGATTGAAAGTTTGTGGTAAAGATATGGCAAATTTGAGTACAATAAAAAATGCCTATTTATTGATTGAAAATGAAAAAATTGCCGATTTTGGTTCAATGGAAGAAATCGACATTAACCAGTTTGAAGGAAATTCAGATGTCGAAATTATTGATGCAAAAAACCGCATGGTTTTCCCTAGCTATTGCGATTCGCACACCCACCTCGTTTATAGCGGAAGTCGCGAAATTGAATATGGCGATAAAATAAGAGGGCTTTCTTACGAAGAAATTGCCAAACGAGGAGGCGGGATTTTAAATTCGGCAAAACTTTTACATAATACTTCTGAAGACTCGCTATACGAGCAGGCATTGGGCAGAATCGACGAAATTATTAAACTGGGCACAGGTGCTGTTGAAATAAAAAGTGGCTATGGCCTGAACACCGAAGATGAGCTTAAAATGCTCCGCGTAATAAAACGTTTGAAAGAAAATACCGAAATAACTATCAAATCTACTTTTCTGGGAGCACACTCAATACCAGCCGAATATCGTGGCAATCAAAGCGAATACGTCGATTTGGTAATTAACGAAATGATACCACAAGTTGCTGCCGAAGATTTAGCGGATTATATTGATGTGTTCTGCGATAAAGGATTTTTTACAGTAGAAGAAACCGATAGAATTCTACTTGCAGGAATGAAATATGGTATGAGGCCAAAAATTCATGCAAACGAATTAAACTATTCCGGAGGCATACAGATTGGAGTGAAGTATAATGCTTTGTCTGTTGACCATCTCGAATTTACCGGAGATGCCGAAATTGAAGCATTGTTAAATTCCGAAACCATGCCAACACTCCTACCCGGAGCAGCTTTTTTTCTTGGAATGATTGATCCTCCTGTAAGGAAAATGATAGATGCAGGACTTCCAATTGCCTTGGCTTCCGACTACAATCCAGGATCTTCTCCATCAGGAAATATGAAATTTATTATGTCGCTGGCTTGCATAAAACTGCGTATGTTGCCCGAAGAAGCCATAAATGCCTGCACAATAAACTCTGCTTATGCTATGGGCTTGAGCGAAACTCACGGTAGCATTGCAAAAAACAAAATTGCTAATGTTTTCATCACAAAAGAAATTCCAACATATGAATTTATGCCTTATGCTTATGGTAGCGATTTGGTTGAAACCGTTATTTTGAATGGAAAAATTGTATAG